In the Hordeum vulgare subsp. vulgare chromosome 7H, MorexV3_pseudomolecules_assembly, whole genome shotgun sequence genome, one interval contains:
- the LOC123407905 gene encoding transcription factor BHLH094-like isoform X1: protein MEGRAGGGSGDYISSLLTSSPMLDFGMLDGAVTAGGDCLDKFCGDPGFAERAARLSSFNGQHLAPGLLGMLPPAPGGEFGGSREASSVSDPASAMKDANAKKRKAPASKGKAKEPSLSTSCQVGEHKEPDAKRCRTGDAEKKAAAPVRPKAEQAGSDSSVEDGEQRKGKGKNAKPVEPPKDYVHVRARRGQATDSHSLAERVRRERISQRMKFLQDLVPGCNKVIGKALMLDEIINYVQSLQRQVEFLSMKLATVNPLDFSNLPTLLHKDMYGPSASSVFSLESSSSAFPFSDQGDVFQSFLPNSMESQCTLNQLDLALSQATNAAQYGFQDATASTNLQQQRNFWEDDLQSVFHVDNRQSQDNGVSAESFHGDLQAGQMKMEF from the exons ATGGAGGGCAGGGCCGGCGGCGGAAGCGGCGACTACATTTCCAGCCTCCTCACCTCGTCGCCGATGCTCGACTTCGGCATGCTGGACGGCGCCGTGACGGCGGGCGGGGATTGCCTGGACAAGTTCTGCGGCGACCCGGGGTTCGCGGAGCGGGCGGCGCGGCTGTCCAGCTTCAACGGGCAGCACTTGGCGCCGGGGCTCCTAGGGATGCTGCCGCCGGCGCCCGGCGGCGAGTTCGGCGGCTCGCGGGAGGCGTCCTCCGTGTCCGACCCTGCCTCTGCGATGAAGGACGCCAATGCCAAGAAGAGGAAGGCGCCCGCGTCCAAAGGCAAGGCCAAGGAGCCTTCCCTGAGCACCTCTTGCCAG GTCGGGGAGCACAAGGAGCCGGACGCCAAGAGGTGCAGGACGGGCGacgccgagaagaaggcggcggccccGGTGAGGCCCAAGGCGGAGCAGGCCGGGAGCGACAGCTCGGTGGAGGACGGCGAGCAgaggaagggcaaggggaagAATGCCAAGCCGGTGGAGCCCCCCAAGGACTACGTCCATGTCCGGGCAAGGAGAGGCCAGGCTACTGACAGCCACAGCCTTGCAGAGCGG GTGAGAAGAGAGAGGATCAGCCAGCGGATGAAATTTCTCCAGGACCTCGTTCCAGGATGCAACAAG GTGATTGGCAAGGCACTGATGCTTGATGAGATCATAAACTACGTGCAGTCCCTTCAACGGCAAGTCGAG TTCCTCTCCATGAAGCTGGCAACCGTGAACCCGCTCGACTTCAGCAACCTGCCCACGCTCCTGCACAAAGAC ATGTACGGCCCATCGGCGAGCTCCGTGTTCTCGCTCGAGAGCTCCAGCTCGGCCTTCCCGTTCAGCGACCAAGGGGACGTCTTCCAGTCGTTCCTGCCCAACAGCATGGAGAGCCAGTGCACCCTGAATCAGCTGGACTTGGCTCTCTCTCAGGCCACCAACGCCGCGCAGTACGGCTTCCAGGATGCGACGGCCAGCACGAACTTGCAGCAG CAGAGGAACTTCTGGGAGGACGATCTCCAGAGCGTTTTTCATGTGGACAACAGACAGAGCCAGGATAACGGGGTTTCAGCGGAGAGCTTCCACG GTGATTTGCAAGCAGGCCAGATGAAAATGGAGTTCTAG
- the LOC123407905 gene encoding transcription factor BHLH094-like isoform X2 — MEGRAGGGSGDYISSLLTSSPMLDFGMLDGAVTAGGDCLDKFCGDPGFAERAARLSSFNGQHLAPGLLGMLPPAPGGEFGGSREASSVSDPASAMKDANAKKRKAPASKGKAKEPSLSTSCQVGEHKEPDAKRCRTGDAEKKAAAPVRPKAEQAGSDSSVEDGEQRKGKGKNAKPVEPPKDYVHVRARRGQATDSHSLAERVRRERISQRMKFLQDLVPGCNKVIGKALMLDEIINYVQSLQRQVEFLSMKLATVNPLDFSNLPTLLHKDMYGPSASSVFSLESSSSAFPFSDQGDVFQSFLPNSMESQCTLNQLDLALSQATNAAQYGFQDATASTNLQQRNFWEDDLQSVFHVDNRQSQDNGVSAESFHGDLQAGQMKMEF, encoded by the exons ATGGAGGGCAGGGCCGGCGGCGGAAGCGGCGACTACATTTCCAGCCTCCTCACCTCGTCGCCGATGCTCGACTTCGGCATGCTGGACGGCGCCGTGACGGCGGGCGGGGATTGCCTGGACAAGTTCTGCGGCGACCCGGGGTTCGCGGAGCGGGCGGCGCGGCTGTCCAGCTTCAACGGGCAGCACTTGGCGCCGGGGCTCCTAGGGATGCTGCCGCCGGCGCCCGGCGGCGAGTTCGGCGGCTCGCGGGAGGCGTCCTCCGTGTCCGACCCTGCCTCTGCGATGAAGGACGCCAATGCCAAGAAGAGGAAGGCGCCCGCGTCCAAAGGCAAGGCCAAGGAGCCTTCCCTGAGCACCTCTTGCCAG GTCGGGGAGCACAAGGAGCCGGACGCCAAGAGGTGCAGGACGGGCGacgccgagaagaaggcggcggccccGGTGAGGCCCAAGGCGGAGCAGGCCGGGAGCGACAGCTCGGTGGAGGACGGCGAGCAgaggaagggcaaggggaagAATGCCAAGCCGGTGGAGCCCCCCAAGGACTACGTCCATGTCCGGGCAAGGAGAGGCCAGGCTACTGACAGCCACAGCCTTGCAGAGCGG GTGAGAAGAGAGAGGATCAGCCAGCGGATGAAATTTCTCCAGGACCTCGTTCCAGGATGCAACAAG GTGATTGGCAAGGCACTGATGCTTGATGAGATCATAAACTACGTGCAGTCCCTTCAACGGCAAGTCGAG TTCCTCTCCATGAAGCTGGCAACCGTGAACCCGCTCGACTTCAGCAACCTGCCCACGCTCCTGCACAAAGAC ATGTACGGCCCATCGGCGAGCTCCGTGTTCTCGCTCGAGAGCTCCAGCTCGGCCTTCCCGTTCAGCGACCAAGGGGACGTCTTCCAGTCGTTCCTGCCCAACAGCATGGAGAGCCAGTGCACCCTGAATCAGCTGGACTTGGCTCTCTCTCAGGCCACCAACGCCGCGCAGTACGGCTTCCAGGATGCGACGGCCAGCACGAACTTGCAGCAG AGGAACTTCTGGGAGGACGATCTCCAGAGCGTTTTTCATGTGGACAACAGACAGAGCCAGGATAACGGGGTTTCAGCGGAGAGCTTCCACG GTGATTTGCAAGCAGGCCAGATGAAAATGGAGTTCTAG